The nucleotide window tcgcccaaagtcacccagctgccaagcggaggggggcgggggagggggggggaaggaaaacaaaaacaaaaacaaaagcaaagcaGGCCCGCCTCCCGGCATGCTCTGGGCCAAGCTTCTGGCGACCGGAAGTTGTCAAGCGGTTGCCATGGAGCTTCTGGGAGCATCCCTAGGAGGGAGgcaaggaaggaagcaaggaagaCCCGGGCCTGGAGGCCGCCGGGCTCCTGGGTAATTAGAATGATCGTAATAACCATCATGGCCTTTGCTAAGCACTCGGTAGGAGCAGCAGtggggctcggtggaaggagcccgggttggAGAGTCAcaagtcaggggttcgaatcctggctctgccccttggcagctgggtgactgtgggcgagtcacttttgttttggttttctttcattcattcagtagtatctattgagcgcttactatgtgcagagcactgtactaagcgcttgggatgaacaagtcggcaacagatagagacggtccctgccgtttgacgggcttacggtctgatcgggggagacggacggacgagaacgatggcgataaatagagtcgaggggaagaacgtctcggaaaaacaatggcgactacatagaatcgaggcgatgttgTTTTCTTTCCCGCCctgcgcttgtcagctgggtgactttgggcgagtcacttccctttattagagaaggagcgtggctcagtggaaagagcccgggctttggagtcggaggtcacgagttcgaatcccggctcggccacttgtcagctgggtggcaagtcacttaacttctctgcacctcagttacctcatctgcaaaatggggattaagactgtgagccccacgtgggacaatctcattgccctgtgtctaccccagtgcttagaatagtgcttggcacatacatagtaagtgcttaacaaataccaacattattattattactgtgggcaagtcacttttgtttttgttttccttcccaccctgtgcttgtcagctggctgactttgggcaagtcacttccctttattagagaagcagcgtggctcagtggaaagagcccgggctttggagtcggaggtcatgagtttgaatcctggctctgcctcttgtcagctggatgactgtgggcaagtcacttcacttctctgggcctcggttccctcatctgtaaaatggggatttaggctgggagcctcacgtgggacagtctgatgagcagtggggctcagtggaaagagcccaggcttgggagtcagaggtcacgggtttgaatgccggctctgccacttgtcagctgggcaagccacttcacttctctgtgcctccgttccctcatctgtaaaatggggattgaccgtgagcctcacatggggcgacctgctgaccctatatctccccccgcgcttagaacagtgctctgcacatagtaagcgcttaacaaataccaacattattattattatgaccctgtagctaccccagcgcttagagccgtgctctgcacataataagcgcttaacaaataccaacattattattattattattactaggggagccggggagccctGCCCAGGGCCACCCCACAGTCCAGGAGCCGGTGCCCCACCACCACCAGCTCCTTGGGTCTCCAGAAAGTAGCAACCCTCCGGGCTGGGGGTCCCTCGACTTGTGAGCTGCCGCGGCGTCGGGGCCTCCACGCGGGTTCGGCTCTAGGAGGGACAGACAAGGAGAATCCAGGTTGCtttgtctttctttctttttctttctccccccacctccctcccaggtGGCCCCGTGCTGTCCCCACACTTCTCCTCGGGGCTCTGCCATGGACTGAGACATGAGCCACCGCTGGGATTGCCCGCAGGTCACCGTGCAAGAGCCCCCGCTCGACTTCTCCTTCAAGGGCATCAACTTCATCCAAGGTCGGTCCCCCGCCATGGGACCAGCCGGACGAGTCCCTCTCCGGGACTGAATTTGAAGCCCACGCGGGCAGCCGGGGTTGAGCTGCGGGCGTCTGCACAGGCGTGAAGTATTTTCTGCTCCGGGATATGGGCGGCTGGGCGAGCTCACGAGTTTGCTTGCCTTTCTGGGCGGGTTTTTCTAGCCCGAGTTCCGCTTCCTTCTCATTTCCTGAGTGCCCACAAGATGCCCAATCCTAGAGCTGGACTGCCAGGGCAGAGTCGGACAGATGCGGGAGAGGCACAGTTGTCCAACACCAAactgttcctcctccccgcctccactgataataatattaacggtggtatttgttaagcgcttactatgcgcaaagcgctgttttaagcgctgggggggatacaaggtgatcaggttgtcccacgtagggctcacggtttttaatccccattttacagatgagggaactgaggcaaagtgaagtgacttgcccaaagtcacacagccggcaagcggcggagccgggattagaactcacgacctccgactcccaagcccgggctctttccgctgagccacgccgcttctctacacaATCCACCCTCGGAGGCACCCCAGAAAAGAAGGAGCAtcatgtagtggacagagcctggaggtcatgggttctaatcccagctccgccacttgtctgctgtgggactttgggcaagtcacttaccttctctgtgcctcaggtacctcatctgtaaaatggggattaagactgtgagccccacgtgggacaacctgattgctctgtgtctaccccagtgcttagaacagtgctctgcgcatagtaagtgcttaacaaataccaacattattattctctggaactcagtgtcctcctctgtaaaatggggattgagactgggagccccatgtaggacagggactgagtccaacccgatttgcttgtaccatcccggcgcttagtgcagtgcctggcacacaattagcccttaacaaataccccaattattattatccttccccaGCACCTGGATTTCATTTGCTTAATTGGCATTAAGGGTTTAGAATGCTGATTGATGACTGAGACAAGGTCCCTGCGGCATACCAGGTGCCcaggctgcgtggctcagtgaaaagagcacgggcttcggagtcagaggtcatgggttcgaattctgtctccgccacttgtcagctgggtgactgtgggcaagtcgcttcacttctcggtgcctcagtgacctcatctgtaaaatggggattaagactgtgagccccacgtgggacaacctgattcccttgtgtctaccccagtgcttagaacagtgctctgcacatagtaagcgcttaacaaatagcaacatataGAAAACAGGCATAAATGACAATGGGAATTAGGATTGtgtgtgagtgcttactatgggtctgaGCCCTGCATTAAGTACTACGGTAGCTTCCAGctaatcaggacacagtcccctgtctcaCCTAGGGTTCATGATTAAAAGTACAGAATTCAAATTTTGAGAGCATTAAGTCGATAAATTATCCTAGGAGCAGGCAGTCTTAAGGCACTTCACTGCCCCACACCACAGTTCATGATCACAGGTTGCAGAAGCCTCTCttcgccgccccccctcccccccccacaaactcaagcagcgtggctcagtggaaagagcccgggctcgggagtcagaggtcatgggttctaatccctgctccgccgcttgccagctgtgtgactctgggtgagtcacttcacttctctgtgcctcagttccctcctctgtaaaatggggattcaaactgtgagccccacgtgggacaacctgatcaccttgtatcccccccagcgcttagaacagtgcttggcacatagtaagtgcttaacaaataccaccattatttaaatGACTCTAATAGCAGATGCCTGGGACTCCAAGCTCCTGCAAGTGGGACGGGACTTCCTCACTCTTAGGCAAAAGAGGGGAGGCTGcctcactttttaatggtatttgttcaacacctactatgtgcttggcactgcactaagcgctgggggagattcattcaatagtatttattaaatactttactttagagaggcagcgtggctcagtggaaagtacccgggcttgggagtcagaggacatgggttcgcatcccaactctgccaagtcACCAAGTCaccaagtctgccaactctgccaactctgtcccaagtcaacagctgtgtgactgtgggcaagtcacttcacttctctgtgcctcagttccctcatctgtaaaaatggggatgaagactgtgagcctcacgtgggacaacctcgttcccctgtgtctaccccagggcttagaacagtgctctgcacgtagtaagcgcttaacaaatacattatttgttatttattattatttatgcagagcactgtactaagcacttggggaaaaaaaaacaatgcaacagtaaacaatgacaatacctgcccaccatgagctcacagtctagagtgggggagacagacatcaatataaataaataaaatgacagatatatacataagtgctgtggggctgggggagggggagagcaaagggagcaagtcagggtgacacggaagggagtgggagatgaggaaaaatggggcttagtttgcggaggcctcttggaggagatgagccttcagtaaggctttgaagcgggggagaggaattgtctggcagatttgaggagggagggtgttctaggtcagaggcaggatgtggggcaggggtcggtggcgagacgggTAAGATCGAggcgcagtgaggaggttagcaccagaggagcgaaatatgcgcttgggctgtagaaggagagaagtgaggtgaggtaagcgggggcaaggtgacggactgctttaaagccaatggtgaggaggttttgtctgatgcacaggtggataggcaacgactggagatttttgaggatgggggcgggagtgacacgtcctgaacgtttctgtagaaagatgatccgggcagcggcgtgaagtacggacaggagtggggagagactggaggtggggaggtcagcaaggaggctgatgcagtcatctaggcgggGTAGGATgactgactgtattaacatgatagcagtttggatggagaggaaacagcgGATTTTttgtgatgttgggaaggtgggatcggaaggatttggtgacagattgaaatatgtgggttgaatgagagcgagaagtcaaggataaacgccaaggttatggtcttgtgagaagggaaggatggtggtgccgtctacagtgacaggaatgtcagggagagggcagggtttgggtgggaagataaggagctctgttttggacacgttaacttTGAGTtgacggaaggacatccaagtagagatgtcttgaaggcaggaggagatgcaagagtgGAGAGAGATTGGGGGTTCCTGGGAGATATTGGGGAGATTCTAGATGAGCTACATTgctgatgtagatttgggtgtcatctgcactgtgatggtagttgaagccatgggtgtgaacgagttctccaagggagtgggtgttgttggagaatagaagggggccagaactgaaccttgcgggaccccaacagttaggggggtgggagggagacgaggagcccgcgaaggagaccgagagcgaacggccagggagataagaggagaaccgggagaggagagagtcagtgaagccaaagttggataacgtttccgggagaagggggtggtccacagtgtccaaggcaactgagaggtggaagaggattaggatggagtagaagccgttggattgagcaaggaggagatcactggtgacatctgagagggcggtttctatagagtgaaggggacggaagccaaattggagggggtccaggagagaatcggaggagagaaatttgagacagcgggtgcggacgactcgctcaaggagtttggagaggaacggtaggagggagacggggagataactggagggagccgtggggtcaagggaaggggttttttttaggataggggagacaagggcatgtttgaaggcagtggggaagaagcccctggaaagcgaacggttgaagatgaccgttaaggagggaaggagggagggggcgagagcagatgcaagctgatcgggttggacacagtccacgtcccacatggagtctcaatccccattttacagatgagctacccTGGCACAGAGAGGCCCCCgtgcacccaaggtcacacagggagacaagtagcggagccaggattagagcccgggtcctctgactctcaggtctgtggtccttccactaggccacactgctctgctgAGTAGCCCACGGCTGGTGCTGGGTTTCACGTGCAAGTGGCCTCTCGGGGCATTAGGCCCTCTTTCCCCCggcttgctcttccttctgcatcatctgtgcacttgaatctgtgtcctttgggcatttgatattcacgccACCCTCACATCGTTTATGTactcatctttaaattatatattataaattatttacttattcatattgtgccttcccctttagactttaagctcaatatgggcagggaaacatgtcagcagtgtggcctagtggatacggcacgggcctgggagtcagaaggaattgggttccgctcctggccctgccgcttgtctgctgcgtgactttgggcaagtcacttcaacttctcggtgcctcagtcacttcatctgtaaaatggggtgtaagaCTTGGTGGTCgttggttaatggtatttgttaagcgcttactgtgtgccaggcgctgtgctaagcgctggggtggatacaagcaaattgggttggacacagtccccgtcccacatgggagtcacagtctcgatcccccttttacagatgaggtgactgaggctcagagaagtgaagtgacttgcccaaggtcacacagcaggcaagtggcggaggcaggattagaacccatgacctcctgacttccaggcctgtgctctagccactatcccACTcggatgtgggacggggactgtgtccaacctggttaccttcatttttttcaatcgtatttattgagtgcttactgtgtgcagagcaccgtactgcgtgcttggaaagtacaattcggccacagattaCCTCGTGTCCACtccggcgttcagtacagtgcctggcacctaagtagcatttagcaaataccaccattattattattgctgattctgttgtactctctcaagcccacaatgtgctctgtacatagtaagcactcaatagataccaccgagtGACTGATTCCTGGAAGTTTCTcattccccatctccatcccactCCCGGGGGCGGGACCGCCGCCCGGTCAGTCCAGTCCTGTCCACTGGGCCATAGCCTCCCCTTGAGTCCGGCCTAAGGAGGAGGCAACGTGGGGGTTACCTCCTCATCCGGACCCTCTAAGGCCAGCGGCATTACTACTTGCACCGGCCAGCCGGGCAAGGCCAGTCCCGGCCCAAGCCCCCTCCAGCGTCCGGGCTCCCAATCGGACAGTTCTTCCCCCGATTCCTGCCGTCGGGCTCGTCACCGCGCAGGCGGAGGAGGGGAAACTTAGGCTGGGCCTCTGTGTTTGGGCGAAGGGCCGAAAGCCATGAGCTCCAGGGGACTCTTCCCCCCCTCCGGTGGCCGAGCGCCCACGAGGAGCCACCTGCTGTGGCGGCAGGTGACGTCTGTCGCTGGCGGGGGGGagcgggcagggggtgagggcgGGCAATTCCAGCTCTGTATTTTCACAGCCGGGCCAGGCGGGCCCAGGGATTAACCAGTTACCTTAGGTACCGGAAAAAATCCGCCAccgttttccccttccttccctgccttgaGCCTCGATCCTCCGCCCGCGACTCCCTCCTGAGACTAGAGGTCGGGTTCCGTGggggcccggggaccccccgcctccgcccccgtccccgctgACCACTTCCACCGCCCCCACAGATTTGGTGAGCGAGGAGCCGCGGGAAGGCCCGAGGCCCCTCAGACGCTCGCCCGAGGGGAAGGCCCTGACCCAGGCCCTGCGTCTCAATAACAACGCCCTCAGCGACATGAACGATCTCAGCCAGACCCTGACGCAGCTGCTGGAGAGGCCCCAGGACCTGGCCTGGATCGACCTGTCCTTCAATGACCTCAGCAACATCGATCCCGTAAGGGACCAAgacttctccccctcacccccgtcttcccggcgggcgggcgggccgagggggcggggggagctgaTGGAGCAGAGGCAACCTCTAGGCCGGGCCTTGGGCCCTGAGGCTActggggggcaggtggggggccGCGCCCGGCTCGGCttatccaccccctccccctgccgcccATTGGAAGGGAAAGAATACGTCCTCTGCTCCATCGAGTTTTTCTAGGCTGGGCTGGGAGTTGAAATCTTCTCCGGGGAAGCGAGCACCGTTAGAAAGGTCTGagtt belongs to Ornithorhynchus anatinus isolate Pmale09 chromosome 2, mOrnAna1.pri.v4, whole genome shotgun sequence and includes:
- the LRRC51 gene encoding leucine-rich repeat-containing protein 51; the encoded protein is MSHRWDCPQVTVQEPPLDFSFKGINFIQDLVSEEPREGPRPLRRSPEGKALTQALRLNNNALSDMNDLSQTLTQLLERPQDLAWIDLSFNDLSNIDPILTAYSNLSIIYLHGNCIQRLGEVDKLAALPLLRSLTLHGNPIQEQKGYRQYVLSALPHLTTFDFSGVTGQDRATALLWKQMNHRPKKVKIKHPD